The segment ATCGTGCCTGGCTTCAGTGTCGGCGGTTTCTGGAGCGCTCTGCTGCTCGCAGTGGTTATCGCCATTGTCGGCTGGATTATCGAGGGCATATTCGGCAAACGAATCAATCCGTTCGGACGCGGCATCGTCGGTTTTATCGTCAGCGCCGTCGTGATCTGGATGGCCCAATTCGTTGTCGGAAATGTGGACGTCTCAGTCATCGGAGCTCTGCTTGCCGCCTTGGTCATCGGGATCATCGACCTGTTCGTGCCGATCAAAAGTCCGTTCGAACTCGGCACAAGCGGCGGACGGAAGGAATAAGATGACAGCGATAACGGACGGCTCCGGGCGCGGAGCCGTTTTCCTTTTATTGTTATTTATTCACAACATCTTCACGAAGTTCATCGGTTTGTCATAGTTCCCGCCCCATCTGTAGAGTATAGTAATATCGAGTCATGGACATCCATCTCACGACCAATCCTGAAAGGGGCTTGTGGTATCGATGAAAGCATCCAAATGGGCATTGCCGGTCATCGGCGCGGCGATCGTTATCGGCTTGACGGCTTGCGGAGGGGGCTCCGACAACACCAACGACAACAATACGGCCGGCGGCGGGACGATGGCCGAGCCGAGCAACAACATCACGATCAAAGCCACGGACTGGAAGTTCGACATGGCCGAATACAAAGTGAAAAAAGGCGAAACCGTCAAGTTTACGCTGAAAAACGAAAAAGGCAACCACGGCGTCGGCGTCGTCAACTCTGATCTGAAACTTGAAAACAACAAAACGGTCGAGTACAAATTCGACAATGCCGGCACGTACGAAATGATCTGCAACATCCCTTGCGGACAAGGCCACGCCCAGATGAAAGCCAAAATTGTCGTCGTCGAATAATCCAGTCCTGACCTATAAAACCATGCCGTCCGAAACCGCCGGACGGCTTTCTTGTTTAAGCCGGAAACGGTTCTCCGATCTGCCGGCTATATTGGCCTCGTCTGAACCCGTTACGACGCCGGTCCCGTCTCCCGGACGGACGCCTATCATCATGCCTGATGGTTCGCATAACAAAACGTGATAACCGCGCCTATTCCCCCTCAAGCCTCCTCATATTATGATGCCTGTAACAAAACCAAGTTTGGAGGTCGGAATTTATGACTCAACCGCATCGAGGGGGTCGTTTTCAAGGGCGGGTCGTGCTTATTACGGGAGGAGGCACCGGCTTGGGGCGCGCGGCCGCTCTGGCATTTGCCGGGGAAGGCGCAGCCGTGGCGTTGTGCGGACGCCGTCTCGGGAAGATCGAAGCGGTACGGACGGAGATCGAAAGCTTGGGCGGCCAAGCGATCGCCGTCCGGGCGGACGTCTCCGAAGCGGACGACGTCGCCCGGTTCGTGCGGGAGACGATCGCCCGCTTCGGAAGGATCGACGTGGCGGTGAACAATGCCG is part of the Paenibacillus thermoaerophilus genome and harbors:
- a CDS encoding phage holin family protein encodes the protein MRILGVIVRFVVAALMLMLVSWIVPGFSVGGFWSALLLAVVIAIVGWIIEGIFGKRINPFGRGIVGFIVSAVVIWMAQFVVGNVDVSVIGALLAALVIGIIDLFVPIKSPFELGTSGGRKE
- a CDS encoding cupredoxin domain-containing protein, with protein sequence MKASKWALPVIGAAIVIGLTACGGGSDNTNDNNTAGGGTMAEPSNNITIKATDWKFDMAEYKVKKGETVKFTLKNEKGNHGVGVVNSDLKLENNKTVEYKFDNAGTYEMICNIPCGQGHAQMKAKIVVVE